caggaaccaacacaaaataaaagtttttacttttctcctctccacaccctttctctgctcaccgaacacacaaccccgagtgagtgaaaacatgctgcttttatgcagctgtactgagactcgattgctaatcaatcattcaattggagtctcggtataactgcaTGGGAATTGCACGTGCAATtcccccgtgctcacatattgcgtttaacctgcacgtgaagtgctgtgcaatcctcgtgcctaaatacaaatatacattttaaatcgcttgtgttcataacccatattatcctgtgtaccaactacaatacaccaaaattaacacactacacgcaacatacactttgccacagtgcccttTAAGGAAATGTATGAAAGAAAGgggaccatttggcccatcaatgcttggttcctagtagctgattgattccAAAACTTTGTTGCTTGGTAACGGACATCTAAACTGTAAATTATGACTTTGTAATGTCAGAACAATGGGTTatgaatgtattgtgttttacaatctgcatcagaaaaaaaaaaaaaaaaaaaacaggtgttgtTTGTTATTGTCTAGCAGATCTTATCACACCATTTTAAGCTGTTATTTCATTTAAGTAGCAAGGCAGCTGAGAAGATATTAATGGTGTTTGCAATTTGTAAAATAGCGTTGATTTAAGGAGGTATAAATAACACAGCTGTTCCTGCAGAATTGTCTTTAATTTTGGAATGTAATAATTTAACAGTGGTAGCAACCTTCgcagcagaagctgctgtgtggaAACAAGCAGCTAACTTTAGGTTCTATGGAAATTTGCTACAAACTTACAAACGATTCACCTCTTTGGTGGATGTTTTGGTTAGGTAGAGAGAACCCACTAAACTATGCTttgaaacattaatttaataagggctatttttaggcttcagtttatCCAGAAGtgctatttaagtttttatttttatttgttcttgtgtAGAAGTAGCTTAGCTGATTTgagtgaaatattattattattattattattattattattgctttatgtTTTCAGAGAATTGACTGGGCGgttactttttaaataacttaaagaCATTCATCATAATGCAAGAGATAGGTCATGAGGCACCGTTCTGTAAAGGAACTGTGTGACAGGGACCATGTGAAAGACATCAATCAGTAGACACTTACCCAGATGTAAAAAGCAGGTATTGAACAGGCCGTGTCAATCACCTGAAGTGTGTCGTGCAGTAAGGATTCTTATCAAGTTATGAGGCTGTGTCCACTTTAGCAGGGGCACACCATTTTGAATGAAGTCGCTACTCCATATAGAAATTAAAGTACAAGGCACTGAATTCTGAGCCTTCAGTGAATTAATTTGATTTAGTGTACTCCTTTGTGcctgcagggccagcacaggtacatctcttacacatttgttattttatgaaccataaacattttgattggctattttatgTGGAGGGTCTAAGAGGATAAGACAAACCTCTCCTCCTGAATTAGCAGACCAAACCTGCTGACTGTtaaatgaatctgtttttttttgctgtttgtcatTGCTGTTTACAGGTTCCGAAGCCTCACCACGGCCTTCTTCCGAGATGCCATGGGCTTTTTATTAATGTTCGACCTCACAAGCCAGCAAAGCTTCTTAAACGTCAGAAACTGGATGAGTAAGTATCAAATGGAATGCTGTAAAGCTAAAGTGATGGGCTTCTTCCCTCACTCGCTGGCCGCTTGAGAGATTTCTGTTAATGAACAAACAATAGCTGTTGGGGTTCTTCCTTTTAATGgtgaaatgcattttatgaaGGTTACTAGAAGGCATCCTATTGattgaaacttttaaaatgctgttttcatATTCGTGTTAATTCATGTAACTGTTTGTACTGCATTTGCCAACATCTGTGTTCCTGCATCATGGCTTGTCtggatttgaaaatattaaatcgTAGATATGCCAGATAGTGTCAGCATTAAATAATCAGTAAATCATATTTAGAAGATGTTCCTAGGTATTGATTAGGAAGCAAAAACCCTGCCAACATTGAAGCAGGCAGGAAACAAGCAACATATCCACACTATACTTGCGTTGCTGAGAGGTGTGTTTGCTGAGGAAGGAGAACAAAAACAGAGGTACAACGTGAACATTACTTCAAATACTCAATCATAAATtctaatatgaaatgtataaaaATCTTGGGGTATTAGGCAATTTTGTTTAGCGCTTGAGTTTATTGATAAACCGATACCTGGGCCTGGTATTGCACCTTAGATTTTATCAATCACAAGTCCGTGGTTAGCCAAGGGTTAATGCAAGGTAAAAGCATGTTAGGCCTATAGTTTCTATTCACTTTTACACATGACGTGAATATCAGATAAACAAATAGCTTTACACTCTTCTTTTAAGgtaaattgtgtttgtttctccTTCTTTTCTAGGCCAACTCCAAGCTAATGCATATTGCGAGAATCCAGATATAGTATTAATTGGGAACAAAGCAGACTTGTCTGATCAGCGAGAGGTTCAGGAAAAGCAAGCAAAAGAGCTGGCAGATAAATATGGGTGAGTGCTGTACCTTATATCATTGACAACCCTTGTTTCATGTACCCCTGaccagtgctttgtttgttttaaccaggaattaagtatttgttttaaacatgcattgaCATGCGCGTTAGCACGTGAAATCGGCCACTGAGTCTTTGAACAGCGTGTGGGACAGTGATGGCCTAGGGCCTGTGTTCATAATGAGACTgccatgcaaataaaataaataaataaataaatagaaatgggTGAAACTAAAACCCGAGTCATTGGGAGTACTTGAAGACCAGAGAAGAAAAACTCTTCGAGCCAATCATACTGTTCTAAACAACATCTCGAGTTTTAGAGAGATCACAGATCATAATATTGTAGCGTGTGCATTAGGAGTGGTGTTGGTCTTCAGAACTAATGCCTGGTTGTCCTGACTAGCTGAATTCTAACACAGGTCAGGAACTATAGCCTGGCTGAATCCCTCCAGCActgacacatttaatttaaaaatatgtctTAATTTCCTTATTTGTGTGTGATGTTTTTTCCTTTTGGTGTGTCTCCATAAAAGGCattgtaaaagcatggtaaattaCTAAATATGGTTAACCACAGTAAATCAGGACAAAAGCATAATAACCTGCTTAAGCATTGTGCAAATGTACTTGTATAAGTGGTAATGCATCGTAAAAGGCCTTGCTTCGTGATGATTATGGGCGACGTGGTGTAATAGTGTTAAAGAACCCCCTGCAGATTTTACAAGCAACACATCACTTTACCTTTGCTCTGTCTCGTGTTGTCCATATCtcagcagtttattttttcaacatattcctgatagctttttttttttaactttcacttGATAACGTACGCCAGGAGAGGGAGGTTCTTTCTTCTAAGCATCACGTTGTATCCAGTTCAAGTTTCCCTTTGAAACAATGCTGGTTGTCTGATTTTAAACGAGTGCTGTATTGCAGGAAGtaaaaaccagcattgttgctggggggagggggagcgtgatctggatacgcTGCAGTCCTTAGAATCAGAGATTATCCCGGGGATATTGGTGTGATCAATGCAGATCTGGGGAGAAAAAATTGTTCTGATGTTTGgtggtggtgtgtttttgttttgttttttttccttccatttttctttttttttatatacataaaatgggggggaggggggggaactAAAAAAAGAAGGCAATTTCATTAAGGCgggttgtttttacattactaCCCTACTGGTGGTTGAAGACGGCTGTCAAGCCAAGTTGCTGTTTCGGTGGTCCAAAATAACTACTGTGAATTAAACAGAGTGGGTGCCGTGCTATAgttcacattgcagaaaatgGCGAAAATAATCTGTTTCACTTGTGGAGTGAGAGAACGACTGGGGGGCAGAGTGTTGATCACGGAAATTGTTGACAAAGCCTGTAGACCCCCACTCTCCTGGAACAATCCATAAGCTCAACTGTGAGCACCAtctctgcctttattataaatgctttcctgttaaatataGTGACAGTACGCTTGCATCTTATACAATAATAACTaagtctgcttttttaaaaataaataaatgtagtctGCATGCGTACTTGTGTActagttatgtgaacccctgattatggATCAAGAGGATACGAGGCGTTGGAAAGCCAAattctctgcagaaaacatgtataatacatacatactcGTCACGGTAACTACAGCCTGTCTGCATGTTCTTTGTGACCAGATTATGTTGGAGACAAACATGGTGATCCagcaaattataaaatacaccccatGTTTAAACAAGCATCTTTTGAAAAAGGAAGTTGCCAGACATTCGATTCCCATAGAAGACAGAGTGAAAATTCAAGTGGTTATTTTAAACTTTATGAACAGaacattaagatttttttttttttctaagttgtACACAGAccctttaagttaaaaaaaaaaacaacaacaacaattaaacaTATATGACAAGTAactagtgttttttgttttaattagcaCTATTTTCTTACTACATTTTCCCATTGTAACAAAAAATGATGCAGAAAATGTCAACTTTatgattaaaataaacatgtacaatatTAAAAGCTTATTGTTGCAAATAGGCTCAAATTCCATTCTCACCATTCTCTCCATTCCCCCACCTTGCCACAGCCCGCACTGAAAGTATTTTGGGTGGCTAAAAAAACAGGGAAAATGAAGGTGCCACAACaatagaaattaacaagaacaattaACAAGAAGTGTACATAGTTGGGTTTTTTTACCTTGCTGTACACCATTTATTTCAGCCCTTGTGCACAAGTAAGAAAAAATAGATTGcacttgaaactaaatatatattttacctcaactttatttgactggatacttgcaccaagtttcacagaccctattttactgccctgaaaaacaaaacatttacctAATTCTGCTTGGCAGGTGTTGTTTTGTTCACTCTCAAGTATTggcatctcattttttttttacttctcctcACTTTCATCTTTGTAGAATATCATTTATTTTCTCCTGCAAACAatagtaaatgttgagaaatctattgcccagttgatttatgaatGTCAAAAGAGTCGGCgatatgtttataaaatataccAATGCGATAaggacaacacaggacacatcaaatgtaatgtgtttcttggAAACGTTGCAGGGTGTTCTATATTGTAATGTGatgcttttcatttattattgctttttttttatgtaagcttAAGGAAACACTAAGGACTGTCATCCCCGAATTAATTGAAAATAAGAAGAAATTGTAACAAACATGTACTAGCTATAATACCTTCACACTTTATTAGCAATACCATCTTAAGTGATGTTTGACAATAAGTCAAATTCTCATATTGAGTTGCATTTCCAAATGACCtcctcctgtgttttttttttcctctactaCAGGATACCATATTTTGAGActagtgcggctactggatcagACGTTGATAAAGCAGTAATCACGCTCTTGGATTTAATAATGAAGCGCATGGAGCAGTGTGTGCAGAAGACAGCACCCGAGTCTGCCAACGGAGGGGGCTCAGGAAAGCTAGAGGCTGTGCAGCCCCAGGAGAAGAAGTGTGCCTGTTAGACTGCAAGCTAAACAGTCCCCCTTTAAAGAAAATCCCAACAATGgacaaaaaagagaaaagttaTGTTATTTAAGCATGGAAGATGTTTGGTAGGTAGCTGTAAGATAGACTTGTCAGGCCACATTTGGCTATACCATAAAGATTTGCTTGAGCATCCAATTCtcaatactgtattatataaagTAGATATTGAACATAACACTGTCCTGGCAATATAATGAGCACCATCTTTGTGGATGTTATTAGTGGCAAGTTTGGCCAGTCTGTGACATGGCCTCCAGATATCAAAGATTCATAATCCAGAGTCTCAGAGTCTGAAGTGTTCGGCCatgcttgcttttctttttcattcgAATATGTTTGATTGAGTCTATTAAATCTCCATCCAGGACCAGACTTGTACTAATACAGTTTTAATTATATTGAGATGTGGTAACTGGGCAAAGGTTACATGTTGTACGTGAGGCAGTCATAGttgaattgtattatttcttTACCGACTGGCATGGGTGCATACACGATAACAATGTCtctattaaaaaatttaaaatttaaaaaaatatataattttaaagagCGCAGTGGTCTGCTTCCTCTCCTGATTTAAATCCTGATCAGGCTGACCAGTGtctactttcaagatgattccATCTTATTTCTGGCAGGACAGTGTACTATATACTATACTCTAAACACAAATGTAAGATGCTTCAGTAAATCTgctctttatatactgtacagttgtgAAGGTAAAATCTCTGGtattaaatagtaaaataatggAAACTCTTATTCATTCATATTTAAGattgtttaattaaatgctgTATTCATATTCATTAATTATCACCTGGATAGCTGTTGCTATATTTGTGCCAAACCTGTTTTTCCCTTTTCAGTACTCACATGAGCCTGGTGCGTTTGACAAGACTGCCTTAGATGATCATAGGACAAAGGT
The sequence above is a segment of the Polyodon spathula isolate WHYD16114869_AA chromosome 2, ASM1765450v1, whole genome shotgun sequence genome. Coding sequences within it:
- the rab27b gene encoding ras-related protein Rab-27B, with the translated sequence MTDGDYDYLIKLLALGDSGVGKTTFLYRYTDNKFNPKFITTVGIDFREKRVIYSNSGPNGTAGKNFKVHLQLWDTAGQERFRSLTTAFFRDAMGFLLMFDLTSQQSFLNVRNWMSQLQANAYCENPDIVLIGNKADLSDQREVQEKQAKELADKYGIPYFETSAATGSDVDKAVITLLDLIMKRMEQCVQKTAPESANGGGSGKLEAVQPQEKKCAC